From Bradyrhizobium symbiodeficiens, the proteins below share one genomic window:
- a CDS encoding alpha/beta hydrolase has protein sequence MSTYVLVHGAWHTGAEFEPVAAPIRAAGHQVYTPTIKGNRPGDAKTTGLKEAIQSIADYLAENNLKDVILLGHSYGGMIITGVADLAPERIRRLVYWNAFVPNNGECLNDMVPPHYIGLFDTIAAERGDGSVVLPFPVWREAFINDADLETAQRAYNVLNPHPLATFTDITLKTNPAEMPLAKSYINCTEDTAMPHGYPWHPRLSEKLGLFRLVQVPGSHELCFSDPARLAKAIMEAGRD, from the coding sequence ATGTCGACCTACGTTCTCGTTCACGGGGCATGGCACACCGGTGCCGAGTTCGAGCCTGTCGCGGCACCGATCCGTGCCGCCGGGCACCAAGTCTACACGCCTACGATCAAGGGCAACCGCCCGGGCGATGCCAAGACGACGGGACTGAAGGAAGCGATTCAGTCGATCGCCGACTATCTTGCCGAAAATAATCTGAAGGACGTCATCCTGCTCGGCCATTCCTATGGCGGCATGATCATTACGGGCGTTGCCGACCTCGCGCCGGAGCGTATCCGCCGCCTGGTCTACTGGAATGCCTTCGTGCCCAACAATGGCGAATGCCTCAACGACATGGTGCCGCCGCACTATATCGGACTGTTCGACACCATCGCGGCCGAACGCGGCGACGGCTCAGTGGTGCTGCCGTTCCCGGTCTGGCGGGAAGCTTTCATCAACGATGCAGATCTGGAAACGGCGCAGCGCGCCTATAACGTCCTCAATCCGCATCCGCTGGCGACCTTTACCGACATCACGCTCAAGACCAATCCGGCCGAGATGCCGCTGGCAAAATCCTACATCAACTGCACCGAAGACACCGCGATGCCGCACGGCTATCCCTGGCATCCGCGGCTGTCGGAAAAGCTCGGCCTCTTTCGGCTGGTCCAGGTGCCCGGAAGCCACGAACTATGCTTCTCCGACCCGGCGCGGTTGGCCAAGGCCATCATGGAAGCGGGACGCGACTGA
- a CDS encoding helix-turn-helix domain-containing protein has translation MQEIERAVPSRQSAWDTADIRPSEQFAYYREAVCQAFMKLTPEPMAAAGFRASVENVRLGDAAINRVSFPEHVVRRSAADIAASDRSCFYLNLKLAGRCRIRQDGREISLSSGQVGIFDSDRQFALLHDRGPQLRVVSFWVPAEVLRERLPASFDVAASRVSDDPFVGHLIVETARTLSDGALRMTEQEGVRLFRALIELVAVSLSRRSRAGAAASESLADATTLALKRAIHRRLREPGLAVADVAEAVGISERYVHKLLARSGSSFTDYVIDHRLDGAARDLGDPEMAARAIGAIAFDWGFSDLSHFTRRFKQRFGCRPRDWRAR, from the coding sequence ATGCAGGAGATCGAGCGCGCCGTTCCGTCACGCCAATCGGCCTGGGACACCGCGGATATCAGGCCAAGCGAGCAATTTGCCTACTACCGCGAGGCAGTCTGCCAGGCCTTTATGAAATTGACCCCGGAGCCGATGGCGGCCGCGGGCTTCCGCGCCAGTGTCGAGAATGTCAGGCTCGGCGATGCCGCGATCAATCGCGTCAGCTTTCCCGAGCACGTGGTGCGTCGTTCCGCGGCCGACATCGCGGCGTCCGACCGCAGTTGCTTCTATCTCAATCTGAAGCTGGCCGGCCGCTGCCGCATTCGGCAGGACGGCCGCGAGATCAGTCTGTCGTCAGGACAGGTCGGAATTTTCGACAGCGATCGGCAGTTCGCTCTTCTGCACGACCGTGGTCCGCAATTGCGGGTCGTCTCGTTCTGGGTGCCGGCGGAGGTTCTGCGCGAACGCTTGCCGGCGTCGTTCGACGTCGCCGCGTCCCGAGTCTCCGACGACCCCTTTGTCGGCCATCTCATCGTGGAGACGGCGCGCACGCTCAGCGACGGCGCGCTGCGCATGACCGAGCAGGAGGGCGTGCGGTTGTTCCGGGCGCTGATCGAACTGGTCGCCGTGAGCCTGTCGCGGCGGAGTCGGGCAGGCGCTGCGGCGTCCGAGAGTCTTGCCGACGCAACCACCCTGGCGCTGAAGCGCGCCATTCACCGGCGGCTCCGCGAGCCCGGCCTTGCGGTCGCCGATGTCGCCGAGGCCGTCGGCATCAGCGAGCGGTACGTGCACAAGCTGCTGGCACGATCGGGCTCCAGCTTCACCGATTATGTCATCGACCATCGGCTCGACGGAGCGGCCAGGGATCTCGGGGATCCCGAGATGGCGGCCCGTGCGATCGGCGCCATCGCCTTCGATTGGGGCTTCTCGGACCTCTCGCACTTCACCCGGCGCTTCAAGCAGCGTTTCGGCTGCCGGCCGCGCGACTGGCGTGCGCGTTGA
- a CDS encoding acyl-CoA dehydrogenase family protein: protein MHYRSSWMTEELDTFRDQFRKYLAKDLAPHAEKWREQKMVDRFAWRGLGEMGALLASVPEEYGGLGASFAYDAAVLDDLESTVPELTTGVSVHSAIVAHYILNYGSEEQKKRWLPKMASGEMVGAIAMTEPGTGSDLQAVKTTAKKQGNSYVINGQKTFITNGQAADLVIVVARTGDVGAKGISLIVVETAGADGYKRGRNLDKIGLHASDTSELFFDNVTVPPENLLGKEEGQGFVQLMQQLPQERLALAVGAVAAMERAIKLTTDYTKERKAFGKPLMDFQNTAFKLAERKTEAMIARVFVDWCIERLVAGDLDTVTASMAKYWCSEKQVQTADECLQLFGGYGYMQEYPISRIFIDSRIQKIYGGTNEIMKLLIARSL from the coding sequence ATGCATTACCGATCATCGTGGATGACCGAAGAGCTGGACACGTTCCGCGACCAGTTCCGGAAATACCTCGCCAAGGATTTGGCGCCGCACGCCGAGAAATGGCGCGAGCAGAAAATGGTCGACCGCTTCGCCTGGCGCGGCCTCGGCGAGATGGGCGCGCTGCTGGCGAGCGTGCCGGAAGAGTATGGCGGCCTGGGTGCCAGCTTCGCCTATGACGCCGCGGTGCTGGACGACCTCGAAAGCACGGTGCCGGAGCTGACCACCGGCGTCTCCGTGCACAGCGCCATCGTCGCCCATTACATCCTCAATTACGGCTCGGAGGAGCAAAAGAAGCGCTGGTTGCCGAAGATGGCCTCAGGCGAGATGGTCGGCGCCATCGCCATGACCGAGCCCGGCACCGGCTCGGACCTGCAGGCGGTCAAGACCACAGCTAAAAAGCAGGGCAATTCCTACGTCATCAATGGCCAGAAGACCTTCATCACCAACGGCCAGGCCGCCGATCTCGTCATCGTGGTCGCGCGCACCGGCGACGTCGGCGCCAAGGGCATTTCGCTGATCGTGGTCGAGACCGCGGGCGCCGATGGCTACAAGCGCGGGCGCAACCTCGACAAGATCGGACTGCATGCCTCCGACACGTCGGAGCTGTTCTTCGACAACGTCACGGTTCCGCCCGAGAACCTGCTCGGCAAGGAGGAAGGCCAGGGCTTCGTCCAGCTGATGCAGCAATTGCCGCAGGAGCGCCTTGCGCTCGCGGTTGGCGCCGTCGCCGCGATGGAGCGCGCGATAAAACTCACCACCGACTACACCAAGGAGCGGAAAGCCTTCGGCAAGCCGCTGATGGATTTCCAGAACACCGCCTTCAAGCTCGCCGAACGCAAGACCGAAGCGATGATCGCGCGCGTCTTCGTCGACTGGTGCATCGAGCGCCTGGTCGCAGGCGACCTCGACACCGTCACCGCGTCGATGGCGAAATACTGGTGCTCGGAGAAGCAGGTCCAGACCGCAGACGAATGCCTCCAGCTGTTCGGCGGCTACGGCTACATGCAGGAATACCCGATCTCGCGCATCTTCATCGATTCCCGCATCCAGAAGATCTACGGCGGCACCAACGAGATCATGAAGCTGCTGATCGCGAGGTCGCTGTAG
- a CDS encoding SDR family NAD(P)-dependent oxidoreductase has translation MARLQGKVALVTGSGRGIGRSIALKLAREGARIVVNDLDAGPGDAVVGEIKALGGDAVAVNGSVAETGFADRFVGAALDKFGGLDIIVNNAGYTWDSTIQKMTDEQFQAMLDVHLVAPFRLLRAAAEPIRVFARKEAEEGREVFRKVVNISSIAGLYGNAGQASYSSAKASLIGLTRTMCKEWGRYKVNVNCVAFGLINTRLTEPIEAQQKTIDVAGRDIKVGVQPHMLEAMSRMIPLGRGGTPEEAADAVYLFCSPESNYISGQVVVAGGGLIV, from the coding sequence ATGGCAAGGCTGCAGGGAAAGGTCGCACTCGTCACCGGCTCGGGCCGCGGCATCGGGCGGTCGATCGCACTCAAGCTTGCGCGCGAAGGCGCCAGGATCGTCGTCAACGACCTCGATGCCGGGCCCGGCGACGCCGTGGTCGGGGAGATCAAGGCGCTCGGCGGCGATGCCGTCGCCGTCAACGGCAGCGTCGCGGAAACGGGCTTCGCCGACCGCTTTGTCGGCGCCGCGCTGGACAAGTTCGGTGGGCTCGACATCATCGTCAACAATGCCGGCTACACTTGGGACTCCACCATCCAGAAGATGACGGACGAGCAGTTCCAGGCCATGCTCGACGTCCATCTCGTCGCGCCGTTCCGGCTCCTGCGCGCGGCGGCCGAGCCGATCCGCGTCTTCGCCAGGAAGGAAGCCGAGGAGGGCCGCGAGGTGTTCCGCAAGGTCGTGAACATCTCCTCGATCGCCGGCCTCTACGGCAATGCCGGACAGGCGAGCTATTCCTCGGCCAAGGCCTCCCTGATCGGATTGACCCGAACCATGTGCAAGGAGTGGGGCCGCTACAAGGTCAACGTCAATTGCGTCGCCTTCGGCCTGATCAACACCCGCCTGACCGAGCCGATCGAGGCGCAGCAGAAGACCATCGACGTCGCCGGCCGCGACATCAAGGTCGGCGTCCAGCCGCACATGCTGGAAGCGATGTCGCGGATGATTCCGCTCGGCCGCGGCGGGACGCCGGAAGAGGCGGCCGACGCCGTCTATCTGTTCTGTAGCCCGGAATCCAACTATATCAGCGGCCAGGTGGTCGTCGCCGGTGGCGGCCTGATTGTCTGA
- a CDS encoding MaoC family dehydratase: protein MAPGDIKTGDRIVHKVFPPITRHTLALYCGASGDHNPIHVDIDFAKAAGFPDVFAHGMLVMACLGQALTDAVPPSKLRAFATRFVAITQLGARLTCEGTVTELFAEDGERRARLALTTRDDCGEVKLDGSAVIAL, encoded by the coding sequence ATGGCACCCGGGGACATCAAGACGGGCGACCGCATCGTCCACAAGGTCTTTCCGCCGATCACCCGCCACACGCTCGCGCTGTATTGCGGCGCATCTGGCGATCACAACCCGATCCATGTCGATATCGACTTCGCCAAGGCGGCGGGATTTCCGGACGTGTTCGCCCACGGCATGCTGGTGATGGCCTGCCTTGGCCAAGCGCTCACCGATGCGGTGCCGCCATCGAAGCTCCGCGCCTTTGCGACGCGCTTCGTCGCTATCACCCAACTCGGCGCCAGACTGACATGCGAGGGCACCGTGACCGAGCTCTTCGCCGAAGACGGCGAGCGGCGCGCAAGGCTCGCGCTCACCACCAGGGACGATTGCGGCGAGGTCAAGCTCGACGGCAGCGCCGTCATCGCGCTGTAA
- a CDS encoding MaoC family dehydratase N-terminal domain-containing protein, producing the protein MVDQSAVGRCFTPVTARVEPGRLRYFLNTLGEQNPVYRHADAARASGFAGTPVPPTYLFCLEMMDLDDPFEMFTALDIDLARVLHGEQSFVYHAPVLVGDTLTFRPSVTSVTDKKGGAMTLIGIRCEVTNQHGVHVADTARTIVVRNEVAS; encoded by the coding sequence ATGGTCGATCAGTCCGCCGTAGGACGCTGCTTCACGCCCGTCACCGCGCGTGTGGAGCCGGGCCGTCTTCGCTACTTCCTCAACACGCTGGGTGAACAGAACCCGGTCTATCGCCACGCAGATGCCGCGCGCGCATCCGGATTCGCCGGCACGCCGGTGCCGCCGACCTATCTGTTCTGCCTGGAGATGATGGACCTCGACGATCCCTTTGAAATGTTCACCGCGCTCGACATCGATCTCGCCCGTGTGCTGCACGGCGAGCAGAGCTTCGTCTATCACGCGCCGGTTCTGGTCGGCGACACCCTGACGTTTCGTCCGAGCGTGACCAGCGTTACGGACAAGAAAGGCGGCGCGATGACGCTGATCGGCATCCGGTGCGAGGTGACCAACCAGCACGGCGTGCATGTCGCCGATACCGCGCGCACCATCGTCGTCCGCAACGAGGTGGCGTCGTGA
- a CDS encoding lipid-transfer protein — MSDVIVAGVGMIPFAKPGASAPYHAMGTEATRLALADAGLGYDKVEQAYVGYVYGDSTCGQRALYHVGMTGIPIVNVNNNCSTGSTALFMARQMIASGALDCVLAVGFEQMKPGALGSVYTDRPSAFEEFDAAADELIDAPGIPLALRYFGGAGLSHMKKYGTPLDAFAKVRAKASRHAKNNPLALFRKEVTADDVMNDKVIWPGVMTRLMACPPTCGGAAAVLVSERFADRHGIGKEVRIAAQAMTTDTPSTFKAGDMMQLVGYDMAKEAASRVYESAGVGPGDLDVVELHDCFAHNELITYEALGLCGEGEAGKFINDGDNTYGGRIVTNPSGGLLSKGHPLGATGLAQCYELTRQLRGTAGPTQVEGAKVALQHNLGLGGACVVTLYKRH; from the coding sequence ATGTCTGACGTCATCGTGGCAGGGGTCGGCATGATCCCGTTCGCCAAGCCGGGCGCCAGCGCGCCCTATCACGCGATGGGGACCGAGGCGACCAGGCTCGCGCTCGCCGACGCCGGCCTCGGTTACGACAAGGTCGAGCAGGCCTATGTCGGCTACGTCTACGGCGATTCCACGTGCGGGCAGCGCGCGCTCTACCATGTCGGGATGACCGGCATCCCCATCGTCAACGTCAACAACAATTGCTCGACCGGCTCGACCGCGCTGTTCATGGCCCGGCAGATGATCGCAAGCGGCGCGCTGGATTGCGTGCTGGCGGTCGGCTTCGAGCAGATGAAGCCCGGCGCGCTCGGCAGCGTCTACACCGACCGGCCGAGCGCGTTCGAGGAATTCGACGCGGCCGCGGACGAGCTGATCGACGCACCCGGCATTCCGCTGGCGCTGCGCTATTTCGGCGGCGCCGGGCTCAGCCACATGAAGAAGTACGGCACACCATTGGACGCCTTCGCCAAGGTGCGTGCCAAGGCGAGCCGCCACGCCAAGAACAATCCGCTCGCACTCTTCCGCAAGGAGGTCACGGCGGACGACGTCATGAACGACAAGGTGATCTGGCCCGGCGTGATGACGCGCCTGATGGCGTGCCCGCCGACCTGCGGCGGCGCCGCCGCGGTGCTGGTGTCCGAACGGTTTGCGGACCGGCATGGCATCGGCAAAGAGGTGCGGATCGCGGCGCAGGCCATGACCACCGACACGCCGTCGACCTTCAAGGCCGGCGACATGATGCAACTAGTCGGCTACGACATGGCAAAGGAGGCGGCCAGCCGGGTCTATGAAAGCGCCGGCGTCGGGCCCGGCGATCTCGACGTGGTCGAGCTGCACGACTGCTTCGCCCACAACGAGCTGATCACCTACGAGGCGCTCGGCCTCTGCGGCGAGGGCGAAGCCGGCAAGTTCATCAATGATGGCGACAACACCTATGGCGGCCGGATCGTGACCAATCCGTCCGGCGGATTGCTCTCGAAGGGGCATCCGCTCGGCGCCACCGGGCTTGCGCAGTGCTATGAGCTGACGCGGCAGTTGCGCGGCACGGCAGGCCCCACGCAGGTCGAGGGCGCGAAGGTCGCGCTCCAGCACAATCTGGGCCTCGGCGGCGCCTGCGTCGTCACCCTCTACAAGCGGCACTGA
- a CDS encoding TetR/AcrR family transcriptional regulator: protein MDSAPPTPPSSPPSSPWLPFESRRRARDEKREAVLRAAVQLFLEQGYHRVTLNEVAERLNITKPALYNYFRGKDEILFECWSMGAELVDSVITEINAGSGSGLARLRKLVHAYAALMATDFGASLVRFDLRDLTERNAAVARAAKKRIDATFRDYIAAGMADGSINPCDPKLAAFAIAGSLNWIGHWYRRDGGLSPTAIADEFTARLTEGLAAAGPQHTIKKTPGAPQRRNPGNKTTGKKRTGGGTR from the coding sequence ATGGATTCAGCGCCGCCCACTCCGCCGTCATCCCCGCCATCCTCCCCCTGGCTGCCGTTCGAGAGCCGGCGCCGCGCCCGGGACGAGAAGCGCGAGGCGGTGCTGCGCGCCGCCGTGCAGCTGTTCCTGGAGCAGGGCTATCATCGCGTCACGTTGAACGAGGTCGCCGAGCGGCTGAACATCACCAAGCCCGCGCTGTACAATTACTTCCGGGGTAAGGACGAGATCCTGTTCGAATGCTGGTCGATGGGCGCCGAGCTCGTCGACAGCGTCATCACCGAGATCAATGCCGGCAGCGGCTCGGGCCTCGCCAGGCTGCGCAAGCTGGTGCACGCCTATGCCGCGCTGATGGCGACCGATTTCGGTGCCAGCCTGGTGCGCTTCGACCTGCGCGACCTGACCGAGCGGAACGCCGCTGTCGCCCGCGCCGCCAAGAAGCGGATCGACGCCACGTTCCGGGACTATATCGCCGCAGGCATGGCCGACGGGTCGATCAATCCTTGCGATCCCAAGCTTGCGGCGTTCGCGATCGCGGGCTCGCTCAACTGGATCGGCCACTGGTATCGCCGGGACGGCGGATTGTCGCCGACCGCGATCGCCGACGAGTTCACGGCTCGGCTGACCGAAGGCCTGGCGGCTGCCGGCCCGCAACACACGATAAAGAAGACGCCCGGGGCGCCGCAACGGCGCAACCCAGGAAACAAGACGACAGGGAAGAAGCGTACAGGAGGAGGAACGCGATGA
- a CDS encoding acyl-CoA synthetase, with amino-acid sequence MNITHGLRRALQINPNGLATVYGQRRRNWGDVGERVARLAGGLRTRGIRDGERIAMLSFNSDRYLELYLATGWAGGVIVPLNIRWSALENEDALRDCRASVLVVDKAFAQIGAQLAGAIPGLKLIYADDGEVPAGMESYEDVVAGSAPVADAMRKGDDLAGIFYTGGTTGRSKGVMLSHRNLMANALNALGEGLFPGSATYLHAAPMFHLANGAAMYSLLLSGGSNVIVQGFTPEGVMAAMQNERVTDVLLVPTMIQMLVDHPAIANYDLSSLEHIIYGASPISEAVLDRAARALPHVRFTQAYGMTELSPIATLLHPDEHVGEGRRKGRHRGAGRATLGCEVRIVDENDQPAPAGSVGEIVVRGDTVMMGYWERPEETARAVVDGWMHTGDGGYMDEDGFIYVVDRVKDMIISGGENVYSVEVENALAQHSSVLQCAVIGIPNEQWGEQVHAVVVRRSGSEVSAGELIEFTKTLIAGYKCPRSIDITETPLPLSGAGKVLKRELRRPFWEGRDRRVS; translated from the coding sequence ATGAACATCACGCACGGCCTGCGGCGCGCGCTGCAGATCAATCCGAACGGGCTCGCCACCGTCTACGGCCAGCGGCGTCGCAACTGGGGTGACGTCGGTGAACGCGTCGCCAGGCTGGCCGGCGGGCTGCGCACGCGCGGCATCAGGGACGGCGAGCGCATCGCCATGCTGTCCTTCAACTCCGACCGCTATCTCGAGCTCTATCTGGCGACTGGCTGGGCCGGCGGCGTGATCGTGCCGCTCAACATCCGCTGGAGCGCGCTGGAAAACGAAGATGCGCTGCGCGACTGCCGCGCTTCCGTTCTGGTGGTGGACAAGGCCTTCGCGCAAATCGGCGCGCAGCTCGCCGGCGCCATTCCGGGGCTGAAGCTGATCTATGCCGACGACGGCGAGGTGCCGGCGGGGATGGAGAGCTACGAGGACGTGGTCGCAGGCAGCGCGCCGGTTGCCGACGCCATGCGCAAGGGCGACGATCTCGCCGGCATCTTCTACACCGGCGGCACCACCGGGCGTTCCAAGGGCGTGATGCTCAGCCACCGGAATCTGATGGCCAACGCGCTCAATGCCCTCGGTGAGGGATTGTTTCCCGGGAGTGCGACCTATCTGCACGCGGCGCCGATGTTTCACCTCGCCAACGGGGCGGCGATGTATTCCCTGCTGCTCTCCGGCGGCTCCAACGTGATCGTTCAGGGCTTCACGCCCGAAGGCGTGATGGCTGCGATGCAGAACGAGCGCGTCACCGACGTGCTGCTGGTGCCGACGATGATCCAGATGCTGGTCGATCACCCCGCGATCGCAAACTACGACCTGTCGTCGCTGGAGCATATCATCTATGGGGCGTCGCCGATCAGCGAGGCCGTGCTCGACCGCGCCGCGCGCGCACTGCCGCATGTGCGCTTCACGCAGGCCTATGGCATGACCGAATTGTCGCCGATCGCGACGCTGCTGCACCCCGACGAGCACGTCGGCGAAGGGCGCAGGAAGGGCCGTCACCGCGGCGCAGGCCGTGCCACGCTGGGATGTGAGGTCCGGATCGTCGACGAGAACGATCAGCCGGCGCCGGCAGGAAGCGTCGGCGAGATCGTGGTGCGCGGCGACACCGTGATGATGGGCTATTGGGAACGGCCGGAAGAGACCGCGCGCGCCGTCGTCGATGGCTGGATGCACACCGGCGATGGCGGCTACATGGACGAGGACGGGTTCATCTACGTCGTCGACCGCGTCAAGGACATGATCATCTCGGGCGGCGAGAATGTCTACTCGGTCGAGGTCGAAAACGCGCTGGCACAGCATTCGTCCGTGCTGCAATGCGCCGTCATCGGGATTCCCAATGAACAATGGGGCGAGCAGGTCCATGCCGTGGTGGTGCGGCGCAGTGGCAGCGAGGTCTCGGCCGGCGAGCTGATCGAGTTCACGAAGACGTTGATCGCGGGCTACAAATGTCCGCGCAGCATCGATATCACCGAGACGCCGCTGCCGCTGTCCGGCGCCGGCAAGGTGCTGAAGCGCGAGCTGCGCAGGCCGTTCTGGGAGGGCCGGGACCGGCGGGTGAGCTGA
- a CDS encoding alpha/beta family hydrolase, which yields MIETRELKLDIEAADPVSALLQLPANARACYVLAHGAGADMRHAFMEKVAVGLAERGIATLRFNFPYMEKKQGRPDRPAVAHAAVRAAVAEAARLCPGLKLVAGGKSFGGRMTSQAQSKEPLPDVRGLAFLGFPLHADKKPSSERAEHLASIAIPMLFLQGTRDGLADLGYLKPVVQKLGAKATLHEIEGGDHSFAVLKKSGRSNEEALTEVLDTLAAWIDDLA from the coding sequence TTGATCGAGACGCGTGAGCTGAAACTCGATATCGAAGCTGCAGACCCGGTCTCGGCACTGCTGCAGCTGCCGGCGAATGCGCGCGCTTGTTACGTTCTTGCGCATGGCGCCGGCGCCGATATGCGGCATGCGTTCATGGAGAAAGTCGCGGTGGGCCTTGCCGAGCGCGGCATCGCGACGCTCCGTTTCAATTTCCCCTATATGGAGAAGAAGCAGGGGCGCCCCGACCGGCCGGCCGTCGCGCACGCCGCCGTCCGCGCGGCGGTCGCGGAGGCGGCGCGGCTTTGTCCCGGGTTGAAGCTCGTCGCCGGCGGAAAATCGTTCGGCGGGCGCATGACCTCGCAGGCGCAATCGAAGGAGCCGCTGCCCGATGTGAGGGGGCTCGCCTTCCTGGGCTTTCCCCTGCATGCCGACAAGAAGCCGTCATCCGAGCGAGCCGAGCATCTCGCCAGCATCGCAATCCCTATGCTGTTCCTGCAAGGCACGCGCGACGGGCTTGCCGACCTCGGCTACCTCAAGCCGGTCGTCCAGAAGCTCGGCGCGAAGGCGACGCTGCACGAGATCGAAGGCGGCGATCACTCCTTCGCGGTGCTGAAAAAGTCCGGCCGCAGCAACGAAGAGGCGCTCACAGAGGTGCTCGACACGCTCGCGGCCTGGATCGACGATCTCGCCTGA
- a CDS encoding ketopantoate reductase family protein, with the protein MRICIFGAGAVGSHIAVRLARAGHDVSCVMRGAHLEAVRANGLKLRVGDSEVSAKVNASGDPAQLGPQDVVISTLKATALTGLVASLKPLLQDDTAIVFAQNGIPWWYGIGLPPRHPTPPDMSFLDPGGRLRACIPKERIIGGVVFSSNEVTAPGVVQNLTPDRNRLLIGECDDRNCKRITKLRNVFNDARLESPPVAEIREAIWSKLLINMSLSVLCLLTGQTARGVRDDPAFADVIPRMLNEANDIAQHFIPEVKRVTRSGPAPNHKPSLLQDYELGRTMEIDVLVKAPAAFARTAGLSTPTLDLIAALAIQKARDKGLYSA; encoded by the coding sequence ATGCGCATCTGCATTTTCGGCGCGGGCGCCGTCGGCAGCCACATCGCGGTCCGGCTGGCGCGCGCCGGTCATGATGTTTCATGCGTGATGCGGGGGGCGCATCTGGAGGCGGTCCGGGCCAATGGCCTCAAACTGCGCGTCGGCGATTCCGAGGTCTCCGCCAAGGTGAACGCCTCGGGCGATCCGGCCCAGCTCGGTCCGCAGGACGTCGTGATCTCCACGCTGAAGGCGACCGCGCTGACGGGACTGGTCGCCAGCCTCAAGCCGCTGCTTCAGGACGACACCGCCATCGTCTTTGCCCAGAACGGTATTCCCTGGTGGTACGGGATCGGCCTGCCGCCGCGGCACCCGACACCGCCGGACATGTCCTTCCTCGACCCCGGCGGACGCTTGCGCGCCTGCATCCCGAAAGAGCGGATCATCGGCGGCGTCGTCTTCTCCTCCAACGAGGTGACCGCGCCCGGCGTGGTGCAGAATCTCACCCCGGACCGCAACCGCCTGCTGATCGGGGAATGCGACGATCGCAATTGCAAACGGATCACCAAGCTGCGCAACGTCTTCAACGACGCGCGACTGGAATCGCCGCCGGTCGCCGAGATCCGCGAGGCGATCTGGTCGAAGCTGTTGATCAACATGTCGCTGTCGGTGCTGTGCCTGCTCACCGGCCAGACCGCGCGCGGCGTGCGCGACGACCCTGCCTTTGCAGACGTCATTCCGCGCATGTTGAACGAGGCCAACGACATCGCGCAGCACTTCATCCCCGAGGTCAAGCGCGTGACGCGCAGCGGCCCCGCCCCCAACCACAAACCCTCGCTGCTGCAGGATTACGAGCTTGGCCGCACCATGGAGATCGACGTGCTGGTGAAGGCGCCCGCCGCCTTCGCGCGCACCGCGGGCCTGTCGACACCGACGCTCGACCTGATCGCGGCGCTCGCGATTCAGAAGGCGCGAGACAAGGGGCTCTATTCCGCCTGA
- a CDS encoding enoyl-CoA hydratase-related protein, translating into MTASPVLWTLDERGVATVTLNRPEVNNAYDGALIAGVLAAMDDLGKKPNLRVVVLRGNGKHFQAGADLKWINGVRPQSAEANEAASRATFEAVQRLNTLPIPTVALVQGGCFGGGTGVIAGCDVVIAADNALFSITEVRWGLTAAIIIPQLCDAIGVRQVRRYALTGERFGAEDARRIGLVHEVVPLADLEVAGAKVVEQLLANGPEAMAETKKLALESSFGGMAVDDAAYARLVHLHSLKRQSAEAAEGLASFAEKRAGNWGGGKG; encoded by the coding sequence ATGACTGCCAGCCCCGTGCTGTGGACCCTTGACGAGCGAGGGGTTGCGACCGTCACGTTGAACCGGCCGGAGGTCAACAACGCCTATGACGGTGCGCTGATCGCGGGCGTGCTCGCGGCGATGGACGATCTCGGCAAGAAGCCCAACTTGCGCGTCGTCGTGCTCAGGGGAAACGGCAAGCATTTCCAGGCCGGCGCCGACCTCAAATGGATCAACGGCGTGCGGCCGCAATCGGCCGAGGCCAACGAGGCGGCCTCGCGCGCGACCTTCGAGGCCGTGCAACGGCTCAACACACTGCCGATTCCGACGGTCGCGCTGGTGCAGGGCGGCTGCTTCGGCGGCGGCACCGGCGTGATCGCAGGCTGCGACGTCGTGATCGCCGCGGACAATGCCCTGTTCTCGATCACCGAGGTGCGCTGGGGCCTGACGGCGGCGATCATCATCCCGCAGCTTTGCGATGCCATCGGCGTGCGCCAGGTCCGCCGCTACGCACTGACCGGCGAGCGCTTCGGTGCCGAGGACGCCCGCCGCATCGGTCTGGTCCACGAGGTGGTGCCGCTCGCCGATCTCGAAGTCGCCGGTGCCAAGGTGGTCGAGCAGCTGCTCGCCAACGGGCCGGAGGCGATGGCCGAGACCAAGAAGCTGGCGCTGGAGAGCTCGTTCGGCGGCATGGCGGTGGACGATGCGGCGTATGCGCGGCTCGTCCACCTGCATTCGCTCAAGCGCCAGAGCGCGGAAGCTGCGGAAGGGCTGGCCTCGTTTGCGGAGAAGCGGGCGGGGAATTGGGGCGGCGGGAAAGGCTGA